The Desulfococcus multivorans DNA window CCCGGTGCGGGCATCAACATCCAGTCCGTGCAGATGCGGCAGCAACTCCTTGTTGATGAAGTCGAACAGCCTGCCATCGCCTGCGGCGAACAGTTCCTGCCGCTTCCAGCCATAGGGTTTGCCGTCGCTGGTCTGAAGATGATCGTCCTTTTCGGAAAAAGGCGCGGCCCAGTCCTGCCAGCGGTAGGGGCTGGCGAGGGCCGGGGTGAAGGTTGCCCCGACTGCCTCCGCCTTGTCTCGGGCCTTCTCCTCCTGGGCATCGAGGATGCGCAGGAACAGAATCCAGGTCAACTCCGGCACATACTGCAGAGCACTGGCGCAGTTAGAGCGGCGCATGATGTCGCAGATCGATTTGACAAAGGCCGACAGCGACTGGGTGGAGGCGATGGCCTTGGGCTGTTTTTTCTTGGTTGTTTTTCGTGCCATGGTTACATCTCGAAGGCCTGCGCCAGAATTTTCTGGGGCAGGAGGTTAATGTCGTTGAGTTTGGATTCGATTGCCTGCCGCATCGGCCTTAGAGCGGCCAATGCTGCGGACGCCTTTTGCTGGATGGTGAAATCGGGCAGTTCTATTTCACCCTCGGCCAGGCGGTTGAACAGCATACGCTCGCGCACCGCGCCACGGGCAAGGGATAGAATACACTGTTCGCCGAGCGGCGAACGCAACCAGCAGTAGAACCAGCGGGAATCGACAACGCCCTTTTTGCCCTGAAGCGCTACATAATCCGGGCTGGTGATGCCGGGGGTGTCATCGTCATCCACCAGAGCAATGGAGCCGATCAGAATACGCATGGGGTTGTAGAAGACGGTGCCGGGGAACACCGGCTTGTAGCGTTCCGGTTTCTTGCCCGGCGGCTCCTTGGCCGGGGCCAGACCGTCGCGGGTGGCTCCCAAAACGGGATAGTCCGCCCAGCTGTCGCCGATGCCCTGCTTGACCTCTTCCAGCACCTCGCCGAGGTTGTGCCTGGTGGTTCTGCCATACTGGATACTGTCGAGGACGATGGCATCGGCCAGCTTCGTTGTCTCTCGCAACTGCGCCTCCGCCGCCTGCCGGGCCTTGTCCGCCTCGGCCAGTTGGGCTTTCAGGCGGGTGGCGATTTGGCGTTGTTTTTCGATGGGCTTTGGAAAACTAATTTCAAATGCTTCTAAAGTGGATTTGGAGACCTCTACAAATGTCGCACCACTTCCCAATGCTTGTATGTCGGCCATACGGTGTTTGAGGGTGTAGTACAGAAACTCAGGGTCTATCTCACTTGAGCAGACAAAGCTTTTGCAGCCTTGGTTCGTGTGTAAAGAACAGCCAGCTATCCCAAGATGCCCGATAGGTGCTCTCGACGACATTACAACAGCGCCTTGCGGAACCAAAGGGAGATTACAACTTGCTCGACCCATCGCCGTGATCAGTCTGGATGAAGTTGTAATGACAGGCTCGTTGAGTTTACCAAGGTCTGTTGGCGTGACCCAAACGAGATTGCCACTCCAATAGGCTGGGTTCGATGATTCGGGTGTTGTCCCGCTCAATACGGTTGTGATTTTCCCAAGTGGTGAAGTTATCCAACTCATACCCCAAACAACCTCCCCTTGGCCTCGTGCATCACCGCCACCGGCTTGCCGATCTTTTTCAGCGCCGCCAGCCCGCCCGCCAGCTTGATCTCCGGCACCTCCCACAACGCCGGGGTCTCCAGGGCCTCTGTGCCGCCCTGGCTGAACTGGTGCCCAAGCCCCTTGAGTACGACGGCGGCCTTGGCGTCCATGCCGCCGAACCAGCCCGCATTGCTGGAGATGTAAAGGTTGCCCCGCTCAGTGCGTTTGAGCGCCCGGACCTTGTATCCGTGGTGGCCGAAGAAGTCGTAAAGATCGAAGTCGGTCATCTGGTCGATCTCGCGGATCACCTCGGGGCTGAAGTTGTCGCCCAACAGGTGATTGATCAGGCTGCGGCGCTTCTGGGTCTCGATCCAGAGTTGCCGGAACTCATCGAGGTTGTGGGCCTCGGAGACCACCCGCTGGATTACCTCGCGGCGGTACTCGTCCACCGGAATCGGCGTGTCGCGACCGCCCCTGCTGGTGAGGATGAAGCGGCCTTGGGGGGTAACGGTCACCCAATGACCGCCCATCTCGGCAACGCTGGGCGGTTCGGGCGGCGGCCATGGCGGGTCGACAATAATCCCGCCATCATCCCCCCCATCTCCACCACCACGAGGACGCGGCGGCTTGGTAATGAAATCGGTGCCGAACAGGTTGGTAACGTCGGTGTAATCGTAGAGCCAGAACTTGTACTTCTGCGTCTCTTCGTGGATGCGGGTGCCGCGCCCCACCATCTGGTAGAACTTGATGGGTGATTGCAGGTAGCGAAAGAAGACCACGGCATTGAGGCGTTCGATATCGACCCCCGCCTCCAGCAGGTCCACGGTGCAGGCGATAAAGGCGCGTTCGCCGGAGCCCCGCATGGGCTCGATCATGTCCGCGCCGTTGTTCGGCCCGCCCATGCACTTGAAGGCGTAGTGGTCCTTGGGCGTCTGGTTGTGCTCTTTGCACCAGCGGGCATAGAGGTTGTTCATCTGCATGGCCACCCGGTCGGCGTGGATCTCGCGATTACAGAAGATGATCACCTTCTGTTCCGGGCCGCCGTTGGCGCAGAGCAGCCGAAACAGATCCTCGCACATGGTGGGGGTGCGCAGTTCGATGAACAGCTCGTCGTCGAAATCCTTGCCGGTGTATTCGTCCTTGGTGAGATCAGCCTCGGTAAGCGGCTTGCCGGTACGAATATCCTTCACGGCTGCCTTGAGGATCTCCTCTTTGGTAAAGACACGCTTGTCGATGTCGGCCTTGCGCTTGACGATCTCGCAGGCGGCCAGATAGCCATCCTCCTGGGCCTGAATGAGGGTGTATTCATAGACCGGCTCGCCGAAATACTTGTGGTTGTTGGCGGTGATCTCCTGATCCTCGGCGGTGGCGTGTTTTGATTCCTGCAGCTTGCGCGGCGTGGCGGTCAGGCCGATGTGGATGGCGCCTCCGTTGCGTTTGAGCACCTCGGACCACTTGCCCCACGCAGAACGGTGGCACTCGTCGATGATGATGACGGAAAAGGCATCCTCGCCGTAATGTTGGGACAAAAAGCTGGCAAAGCCGTCGTCCTCGTCGTCCAGACCCAAGGTCTGATAGGTGGCGATATGAATGCGGGCGTTGGCGGCGGCGTTACCGCCTTTTTCGGTCTTGACGATGCGAACGTTGTCGCCGAAGGCGGCCTTGAGCTTGGTATAGGCCTGCTCGCGCAGCTCGTCGCGGTCGCAGAGAAAGAGCGCCGGTTTTGGCAGTTGCCCGGCCTGCCCCAGCCGCCAGAGCAGGTTGGTGGCGATGATGGTCTTGCCCGAACCGGTGGCAAGCGTCAGCAGCACCCGGGCCGTTTCACCCTGTTGGCGGCAGCGGATGATCTTCTCAAAGGCGGCGCGAATGGCGGCGTCCTGATAGTAGCGGGTCAGCGACCAGGCCGGGCTGTCGGCCTGAAAGAGCATGGCCGCCTCGGGCTTGCTGATGTCGATACCGGTATTCTTCGCATAGCGAGCGGTCAGATCCAGGTGCGGCGGAAAATTGGAAAAGGGAAACGGCCCGCCCTGCAGGTTGGTGAAGTAGTCGAATTCGCCGTAGAAATGGCCGTTGGTGGCGAAGACATATTTCACCTCGAAGCGCCGGCAATCGGCATACCCCTTGGCCTGCTGCATGCCCTTGAGGGGGTCTTCCGTCTCTTTCTTGGC harbors:
- a CDS encoding DEAD/DEAH box helicase family protein, coding for MSYNEQETRFFLIDPVLRDRGYNDHQWIKMETPAPVEPTGPKGRRRKGSGRTDYLLCVQVGDMPKALPVGVLEAKKETEDPLKGMQQAKGYADCRRFEVKYVFATNGHFYGEFDYFTNLQGGPFPFSNFPPHLDLTARYAKNTGIDISKPEAAMLFQADSPAWSLTRYYQDAAIRAAFEKIIRCRQQGETARVLLTLATGSGKTIIATNLLWRLGQAGQLPKPALFLCDRDELREQAYTKLKAAFGDNVRIVKTEKGGNAAANARIHIATYQTLGLDDEDDGFASFLSQHYGEDAFSVIIIDECHRSAWGKWSEVLKRNGGAIHIGLTATPRKLQESKHATAEDQEITANNHKYFGEPVYEYTLIQAQEDGYLAACEIVKRKADIDKRVFTKEEILKAAVKDIRTGKPLTEADLTKDEYTGKDFDDELFIELRTPTMCEDLFRLLCANGGPEQKVIIFCNREIHADRVAMQMNNLYARWCKEHNQTPKDHYAFKCMGGPNNGADMIEPMRGSGERAFIACTVDLLEAGVDIERLNAVVFFRYLQSPIKFYQMVGRGTRIHEETQKYKFWLYDYTDVTNLFGTDFITKPPRPRGGGDGGDDGGIIVDPPWPPPEPPSVAEMGGHWVTVTPQGRFILTSRGGRDTPIPVDEYRREVIQRVVSEAHNLDEFRQLWIETQKRRSLINHLLGDNFSPEVIREIDQMTDFDLYDFFGHHGYKVRALKRTERGNLYISSNAGWFGGMDAKAAVVLKGLGHQFSQGGTEALETPALWEVPEIKLAGGLAALKKIGKPVAVMHEAKGRLFGV
- a CDS encoding restriction endonuclease subunit S, which produces MSWITSPLGKITTVLSGTTPESSNPAYWSGNLVWVTPTDLGKLNEPVITTSSRLITAMGRASCNLPLVPQGAVVMSSRAPIGHLGIAGCSLHTNQGCKSFVCSSEIDPEFLYYTLKHRMADIQALGSGATFVEVSKSTLEAFEISFPKPIEKQRQIATRLKAQLAEADKARQAAEAQLRETTKLADAIVLDSIQYGRTTRHNLGEVLEEVKQGIGDSWADYPVLGATRDGLAPAKEPPGKKPERYKPVFPGTVFYNPMRILIGSIALVDDDDTPGITSPDYVALQGKKGVVDSRWFYCWLRSPLGEQCILSLARGAVRERMLFNRLAEGEIELPDFTIQQKASAALAALRPMRQAIESKLNDINLLPQKILAQAFEM